The genomic region GCGTGGTCGTCGCCTCGGAGGGCGTGTCGTGCCGCAGCCAGGGCCGCTTGGCCAGGACGGTGGCCACCGCCAGATGGCAGGCGCCGAGCGCGGCGACCGCCCCCGCGTAGACGGCGACCGACACGGACAGGTCGCCGTACTCGGCCAGCAGCCGGGTCGGGAACGGCACGAGGGCGGCGACCCCGAGCCCCGCGACCGAAAGGCTGATCACCTGTCCGTCGATCTCCCGCACGCCCTGGAAGATCCGGCGGTTGTCGCGCCAGAAGCTGCCCAGCACCGCGACGCTCAGCGCGTACGCCCCGAGGTCCGGCAGCAGCTCGCGCAGAGCCCTGCGGTACGCGGCGGGATCGAGGTCCCGCGGCACGGAGAGATCGAGGACGAGCAGGGTGATGGCGATGGCGAACACCCCGTCGACCAGGGTCACCAGCCGCTCGGGTCCGCCGTCCGGGCGCGAGGTCCACATGGGCCTGACGGTAGGCGCCGCGCGAGCTCCGCTTCCGGATCCACGCGCGCTCATGCCGCCGGATCACACGGGCGCCTGCTGCGGCATGTTGTACGGCGTCACCACCTGGATCGCCGACGGCAGGGGCGGTCCCGCCGGCGGCAGCGCGCCGTGAGCGCGCATGACGGTGTGGCAGGCCTCGCGAACGTCCTGGCGGAGGTCGTGGTGGAGCACGGCGGACAGGCGGTGCGCGCGCAGCAGCCGGGTGTTGTCGTGGTCGAGGTCGTGTGCGATGAACACGGCGCACTCGCGGCGGAGGTCGTCGAAGGCCTTCAGCGTGGCGATGTTGCCGCCGCCGATCGAGTACACCGCGCGGATGTCCGGGTCGCGTTTCAGCGCTGCCCGGACGAGGTCGTACTGGGTGGCGTCCAGCCCCTGCCCCTCGGCGATCTCGACCAGCGTGCGCCCGGGGTGCCGGGCGCGCATGGCGCTGCGGAAGCCCATCTCGCGCTCCTCCTCGTTGCGGAAGAAGCCGCTGCTGAGGCTGGTCAGGATGTTGCCCGGCCGCTCCCCCAGCCACTGGCCCATCAGATACGCCGCTGTCGCGCCGGCCGCCCGGTCGTCGATGCCGACGTAGGCGAGGCGGGCGCTGGACGGCAGGTCCGTCACCAGCGTCACGACCGGTATGCCGGCCGCCGCGAGCCGGCCGACCGCGGCCGTGACCTCGGGGACGTCCGGGGCCTTGAGGATCACGCCCTGTGAGCCGCGCCGGGCGATCCGGTCCAGGATCCGCACCAGCTCCCCGACCGGGCCGGTCTCGCGGAAGTGGAAGCGGGAGCGCAGCACCGCCGGGTGCAGGGACGGCAGCTCGGCCTCCAGGGCGGCGCGGATCGCGGTGGTGAAGCGCTCGGGCGCCTGCATCACGATGTCGACCATGAACGTCCGGCCGACGAGCCGGACCTGGGTGCGCTGCCGGTCCAGGTCGGCGATGGCCTGGTGCACCTCCCGGGCCGTGCTCTCCCGCACCCCTCCCCTGCCGTTCAGGACCCGGTCGACGGTCGCCTCGCTCAGGCCCGCCTGACGTGCGATCTCCCGGATCGGGAAGGGGTGGCCCATGCGCCGGCTCCTTGAGGGGTTTTTGATGGCTCGCTGCTGGTTGTTCGAGGGGTTTGTACTGACAAGAATGACAGGGCTGCGTCGCTCCGTGACCCCGAAGGGACGACGATGTCCTTCACTTCCGTACACCGCCGCGCCTGGCTGTCCGAGCAGGACTGCGACCTCGACGCGTTCCGCGCGCTGGTCGAGCAGGCGACCGATCCCGTCGACTATCCGCACGCCTCGGCCGTGGAGCGGAACGTGCCGGTCTACGACACCGGCCTGCTCGAGGGCGACCGGGTGGTCCAGGCCGAGCTGGTGCGCGCGCTCGCCGACGGGCCCGGCATCGTCGTCTTCCGCGGTGCCTTCCCGGACCCGGAGGTCGTGGACCGGGCCACGGCCGTGTTCGACGCCCTGATCGCCGAGCAGCGTGCCTCGGGCGCGACGGCCGGTGACCACTTCGCGAAGCCGGGCGCCAACGACCGGGTGTGGAACGCGCTGGAGAAGGCGGCCCTGTACGACGCGGAGGCGTTCGCCGACTACTACGCCAACGACGTCCTCGCCCTCGTGGCCACGGCCTGGCTGGGCCCCGGCTACCAGGTCACCTCGCAGCTCAACGTGGTCAACCCGGGCGGCGCCGCCCAGACGGCGCACCGCGACTACCATCTGGGCTTCCTGTCCAACGAGGTCGCCGCCGCCTACCCGGGGCACGTGCACCGCCTCTCCCCCGTGCTGACCCTCCAGGGTGCGGTCGCGCACTGCGACATGCCGGTGGAGTCCGGGCCGACGATGTACCTGCCGCACTCGCAGAAGTACGAGCCGGGCTATCTCGCCTGGCGGCTCCCGGAGTTCCGGGCGTACTTCGAGGCGCACCAGGTGCAGCTGCCGCTCGCCAAGGGCGACGCGGTCTTCTTCAACCCGGCCCTCTTCCACGCCGCCGGCACCAACCGCTCGGCGGACATCCGGCGCATGGCGAACCTGTTGCAGGTGTCGTCCGCGTTCGGGCGGGCGATGGAGACGGTGGACCGGGAGGCCGTGGCGAACGCGGTGTACCCCGTGCTCCTGAAGCGGAAGGCCGAGGGCGCGAGCGACGCGTGGCTGGCCAACGTCATCGCGGCGAGCGCCGAGGGCTACCCCTTCCCGACCAACCTCGACAGCGACCCGCCGGTCGACGGCCTGGCCCCGCCCTCCCAGGCGGATCTCGTACGGCGGGCCCTGCACGAGGAGTGGACGCCGGAGGCGCTCCGAGCGGAGCTGCGGGCCGGTACCGAACGGCGAGAGAGCTGAGGGAACGCGTGGGACTTCTCGACGACAAGGTCGTCCTGGTCAACGGCGGCAGCCAGGGTGTCGGCGCCGCCGTCGCGCGGGCCGCGGTCCGCGAGGGGGCGGTGGTGGCCGTCACCGGGCGGCGGCCCGGGCCCGGTGAGGCCCTGGTGGCGGAGCTGACCGCCGCGGGCGGCAAGGCCCTGTACGTCCGGGCCGACCTGTCGGACGCGGGGCAGGCGAAGGCCTCCGTGGCCCGGGTCGTGGAGACGTACGGCCGGATCGACTGCCTCGTGAACTCCGCCGGGCTGACCTCCCGGGGGACGCTGCTGGACACCACGCCCGAGCTGTTCGACCAGCACGTCGCGATCAACCTCAAGGGGCCGTTCTTCGCCATGCAGGCGGCGGTCGCGGACATGGTCGCGCGGGAGGCGCCCGGCACGATCGTCAACATCATCACGTCGTCGGCGCACGGGGGTCAGCCGTTTCTGGCGCCGTACGTGGCCGCGAAGGCCGGCCTCATCGGCCTGACCCGGAACGCCGCGCACGCGCACCGGTGGGACCGGGTGCGGATCAACGGGCTGAACATCGGCTGGACGGCGACGGAGGGTGAGGACGCGACGCAGCGGGCGTTCCACGAGGCGGGGGACGACTGGCGTGAGGAGGCTGCCGCGAAGTTGCCGATGGGCAAGTTGGGCCAGCCTGATGAGATCGCCGAGTTCGTGGTGTTTCTGCTGTCGGATCGGTCCGGGGTGGTTACCGGGTCCGTCATCGATTGGGATCAGAACGTTCTGGGCGGACTCGACTAAGGATGTGCCGCGCATTGTCGTCGGTCGTGTGCGGCGCCGTTTTGGCTGTTCGCGCAGTTCCCCGTGCCCCCAAGGGCATCGCACCACCCCCCGTTCACAACTAGGAGCATCACCCATGCGTATCGGAATCCTCGGCCTCGGCCGTATCGGCGCCCTTCACGCCGAGACCCTCTCCGGGCTCGACGCCGTCGAGTCCCTCGTCGTCACCGACCCGTTCGCGGACGCCGCCAAGGCCGCCGCCGAGCGGTTCGGCGCCGAGGTCGTGGACTCGCCGGAGGCCCTGCTGGCCGCCGGCGTGGACGGCATCGTCGTCGCGGCCGCGACGGACGCCCACCCCGCGCTGATCCTGGCCGGGGTCGAGGCCGGCATCCCCGTCTTCTGCGAGAAGCCCGTCGCCAGGACCATGAGCGAGGGGGTCGAGGTGCTGAAGGCCGTCCAGGGCAAGGACGTGCCGATCCAGATCGGCTACAACCGCCGTTTCGACACCGGGTTCGTCAACGCCCGCGCCGCCGTGCAGAGCGGCGAGCTCGGCACGCTGCACACGGTCCGCTCGACCACGCTCGACCCGGCGCCGCCGCCCGCCGCGTACATCGCCGCCTCCGGCGGCATCTTCCGCGACTGCTCGGTGCACGACTTCGACATCATCCGCTGGGTGACCGGCCGCGAGGTGACCGAGGTGTACGCCGTGGGCGGCAACCGCGGTGCCGACTTCATCAAGGAGGCCGGTGACGCCGACACCACCGGCGCGATCCTCACCCTGGACGACGGCACCATCGCGGTGGTGTCCAACTCCCGCCACAACGCCCGTGGTTACGACGTCCGCATGGAGATCCACGGTTTCAAGGACTCCATCGCCGTCGGCCTGGAGGACAAGCTGCCGCTGCGCTCGGTCGAGCCGGGCGTGACCTTCCCGGCGGGCACCCCGCACGACTTCTTCATGGACCGCTTCACCGAGGCCTACCGCGCCGAACTGACCGCGTTCACCGAGGTCGTGGCCGGCACCCGCCCCTCCCCCTGCACGATCGAGGACGCCCTGGAGGCGGGCTGGATCGCCGACGCCTGCACACTGTCGCTGCACGAGCACCGTCCCGTGACGATCGAGGAGGTACGGCAGGCATGAGCGACACGGGCCGGGGACCGCTGCGCATAGGTGTGCTGGGGGCGGCGCGGATCACCGGACGCTCCCTGATCGACCCGGCCCGGGCGACCGGCCACCGCCTCGTCGCGGTGGCCGCCCGCGACCGCGCCCGCGCCGAGGCGTTCGCCACCGAGCACGGCGTGGAGCGGGTG from Streptomyces chartreusis NRRL 3882 harbors:
- a CDS encoding TMEM175 family protein, giving the protein MWTSRPDGGPERLVTLVDGVFAIAITLLVLDLSVPRDLDPAAYRRALRELLPDLGAYALSVAVLGSFWRDNRRIFQGVREIDGQVISLSVAGLGVAALVPFPTRLLAEYGDLSVSVAVYAGAVAALGACHLAVATVLAKRPWLRHDTPSEATTTLYLVDSAASVVIFLATVPLVFATGPRIMWLWLVLVPVKVYLGRRLQGPG
- a CDS encoding LacI family DNA-binding transcriptional regulator translates to MGHPFPIREIARQAGLSEATVDRVLNGRGGVRESTAREVHQAIADLDRQRTQVRLVGRTFMVDIVMQAPERFTTAIRAALEAELPSLHPAVLRSRFHFRETGPVGELVRILDRIARRGSQGVILKAPDVPEVTAAVGRLAAAGIPVVTLVTDLPSSARLAYVGIDDRAAGATAAYLMGQWLGERPGNILTSLSSGFFRNEEEREMGFRSAMRARHPGRTLVEIAEGQGLDATQYDLVRAALKRDPDIRAVYSIGGGNIATLKAFDDLRRECAVFIAHDLDHDNTRLLRAHRLSAVLHHDLRQDVREACHTVMRAHGALPPAGPPLPSAIQVVTPYNMPQQAPV
- a CDS encoding phytanoyl-CoA dioxygenase family protein, which translates into the protein MSFTSVHRRAWLSEQDCDLDAFRALVEQATDPVDYPHASAVERNVPVYDTGLLEGDRVVQAELVRALADGPGIVVFRGAFPDPEVVDRATAVFDALIAEQRASGATAGDHFAKPGANDRVWNALEKAALYDAEAFADYYANDVLALVATAWLGPGYQVTSQLNVVNPGGAAQTAHRDYHLGFLSNEVAAAYPGHVHRLSPVLTLQGAVAHCDMPVESGPTMYLPHSQKYEPGYLAWRLPEFRAYFEAHQVQLPLAKGDAVFFNPALFHAAGTNRSADIRRMANLLQVSSAFGRAMETVDREAVANAVYPVLLKRKAEGASDAWLANVIAASAEGYPFPTNLDSDPPVDGLAPPSQADLVRRALHEEWTPEALRAELRAGTERRES
- a CDS encoding SDR family oxidoreductase; the encoded protein is MGLLDDKVVLVNGGSQGVGAAVARAAVREGAVVAVTGRRPGPGEALVAELTAAGGKALYVRADLSDAGQAKASVARVVETYGRIDCLVNSAGLTSRGTLLDTTPELFDQHVAINLKGPFFAMQAAVADMVAREAPGTIVNIITSSAHGGQPFLAPYVAAKAGLIGLTRNAAHAHRWDRVRINGLNIGWTATEGEDATQRAFHEAGDDWREEAAAKLPMGKLGQPDEIAEFVVFLLSDRSGVVTGSVIDWDQNVLGGLD
- a CDS encoding Gfo/Idh/MocA family oxidoreductase gives rise to the protein MRIGILGLGRIGALHAETLSGLDAVESLVVTDPFADAAKAAAERFGAEVVDSPEALLAAGVDGIVVAAATDAHPALILAGVEAGIPVFCEKPVARTMSEGVEVLKAVQGKDVPIQIGYNRRFDTGFVNARAAVQSGELGTLHTVRSTTLDPAPPPAAYIAASGGIFRDCSVHDFDIIRWVTGREVTEVYAVGGNRGADFIKEAGDADTTGAILTLDDGTIAVVSNSRHNARGYDVRMEIHGFKDSIAVGLEDKLPLRSVEPGVTFPAGTPHDFFMDRFTEAYRAELTAFTEVVAGTRPSPCTIEDALEAGWIADACTLSLHEHRPVTIEEVRQA